From the Robbsia betulipollinis genome, the window AGGACCTCGAACGCCAGGTCGATGAATATTACGACGCGCTGCTGGTCGATCCGCGCCGCGCCAGGCTGCTGCGCCGCACGATTCTCGCGACCATCGTCGCGCATCGTCTGCACCAGGAGCTCGGACTCGCGCCGCCGACCGATCCCGACGCCGAAGACGCGTTGTTGAACCGCGCGGACGCCTACCTGTGCGAGTTGAAGGAGGCGCAGATCCGCGACGGCCTGCATACCTTCGGGGTCTCGCCCGCGGGCGTGCAGCGCCGCGACACGCTGCTGGCGCTGAGCCGCTTTCCGGTGGGCGACGGCAAGGGCGTGCGCGCGGGGCTGCTCGCCGCGCTGGCGCAGGATCTGGCCCTGGGCGACGATTTCGACGCCGTGCAGGGCGACCCCGCGCGGACATGGCAAGGTGCGCGGCCCGCGCTGCTGATGGGATGCACGGATGCGCCCTGGCGGCATCATGGCGATACGCGCGAGCGGCTGGAATTGCTGGCGCTGGCCTTGCTGGAACGCATGGGCGGACTTGAAGACGGCGGCGGGATCCCGGGCGACGCCATGGGTCGGGGCGATGCCGCGCATCCGCTCGATCGGGCGCTGGCCACCATGCCGCTCACCGGCCGGGTACTGGCGCGCATCGCCTCGCAGCTCGCGCCCCGGCTCGACGCCTGCGGCCCGCAGGAAATGCATCAGCTGGCACGGGGTCTGGCCGGCTGCTTCGTGCCGCCCGGACCCAGCGGCGCGCCCTCGCGCGGCCGGCCCGACGTACTGCCCACCGGGCGCAACTTCTATTCCGTCGATACCCGGGCGATTCCGACGCAATCGGCGTGGGCGCTCGGTCTGAAGTCGGCGAACCAACTGGTCGAGCGGCACTTGCAGGAGCATGGCGATTTTCCCCGCGCGATCGGCCTCTCTGTCTGGGGCACCGCGACGATGCGCACCGGCGGCGACGATATCGCGCAGGCCTTCGCGTTGATCGGCGTGCGCCCGCGCTGGGCCGCGGGCAGCCACCGCGTGAGCGATTTCGAGATCCTGCCGATCGCCATCTTCAACCGGCCGCGGATCGACGTCACGTTGCGGGTTTCCGGATTTTTTCGCGATGCCTTCGCCAATGTCATGCATCTCTTCGACGCGGCGGTGCAGGCGGTGGCCGAACTCGACGAACCCGAGGACGAGAACCCGATCCGCGCGCGCGTGATGCGCGAGCGCGACGCCTGGGTGGCCCGCGGCGTTGCGCCGGAAGTCGCCCGGGAGCGTGCGGGCTGGCGGGTTTTCGGCTCCCGGCCGGGCAGCTATGGCGCCGGGCTGCAATCGGTGATCGAGGGCGGCCACTGGCAGGACGACGCCGATCTGAGCGACGCGTACCAGGCCGCCGGCGGCTATGCCTATTCGCTGACGCACGACGGCGCCGAGGCCGGGGCGGTGTTCGGCGAGCGTCTGACGGCATTGGACGTGGTGCTGCAGAACCAGGACAACCGCGAGCACGATGTGCTCGATTCGAGCGATTACCACCAGTTCCAGGGGGGCATGACGGCGGCGGTTCGGCATTTGTCCGGGCAGCAACCGGTGGTCTATCTCGGCGACCACAGTCAGGCCGACGCGCCGCGCATCCGCACGCTGGGCGAGGAAATCTCCCGTGTGATCCGGTCCCGCGCCGTCAACCCGAAGTGGCTCGACGGCGTCAAGCGCCATGGCTACAAGGGCGCGGCGGAACTGGCCGACACCGTCGATTGCCTGTTCGGATACGACGCCACCGCCCGCGTCGTGAGCGATCATCAATACGCGCTGGTGACCGACGCCTACCTGAACGATCCTGCCACGCGCGCGTTTCTCGCACGCGATAATCCGCAGGCGCTGCACGCGATCTGCGAGCGGTTGCTGGAGGCGATGCAGCGCGGTCTTTGGGAACATCCCGGCGCCTACCACGACCAGGTGCGCGCGCATCTGCTCGACGCCGAACAACGTTTGGAACAGCTTTCATGACGCACGAAACGGGGCCTTTGCCGGGATCTTTCACGGGCGAGCGCGTGAACGGCGCGAGCATCGCGGGGATGCCGGCGTTTCCCTTCACCGCGCTGGTCGCGCAGGCGCGCCTGCAACTGGCGCTGCAACTCGTCGCGGTGGACCCGGGCATCGGCGGCGTGCTGATCAGTGGGCCACGCGGCACGGCGAAGTCGACGAGCGCCCGCGCGCTTGCCGACCTGCTGCCCGAGGGACGTTTCGTGAATGTGCCGCTGGGCGCCAGCGAGGCGCAATTGATCGGCACGCTCGATCTGGAGGCGGTGTTGCGCGAGGCCAGCGTGCGCTTCGCGCCGGGCCTGCTGGCTCGCGCGCATGGCGGCGTGCTGTATGTCGATGAAGTGAATCTGCTGGCCGACCATCTCGTGGATCCGCTGCTCGACGTCGCGTCGAGCGGCATCAACACGGTGGAGCGCGAGGGCGTTTCGCACCGCCATGCCGCGCGTTTCGTGCTGGTGGGCACGATGAACCCGGAGGAAGGGGCGCTGCGTCCGCAATTGAGCGATCGCTTCGGTCTCGCGGTCGCGCTGGAGAACTGCACCGATCCGCTGCTGCGTCAGCAGATCGTCAGGACGCGGCTCGCGTACGACGCCGACGCGGCGGGATTCTGCGCCGCGCATGCCGATGCGCAGCGCGCGCTGGCGGAGCGTCTCGCGCGGGCGCGGCGAGGCCTTGCGCGCCTGGGCTTCGACGATACGGTGCACGCCCACGTCAGCCGCCTGTGCATCGCGGCAGGCGTCGACGGGATGCGTGCCGATCTGGTGATGCTCAAGGCGGCGCGGGCGCTCGCGGTGTTCGAGGAGGCCGACGCCGTGACGCCCGCGCACGTGGACCGCGTCGCGGAATTCGTGCTGTGGCATCGGCGCGGGGCGTCTGCCGTGGAAGCGGGGACGGACGATGGCACCGGCAATATGACCGAAGGCGGGACCGAGGGCGGGACCGAAAGCGGGGCCGGCGCGACGGACCGGGGCACGAGCGACGACACCGACGACACCCATGACGTCGACATTGCAGGCGGCGGGGGGGCGGGCGACGTCCCGTCGCGCGGCGTGGCGGATGACGACGACGGCAAGGACTGGGGCTATGTCGCACCGACGCCGGTGCGCGGCGCGCGCGTCAAGCAGACGAGGCCGCTGCCCGCAAAAAAAGCCTGAGCCGCCGTGCGACGGACGCCTTGCCGGCGCCCGTCGCACGGCGGCCGCCTCGCGGTGCCGCGCGACAACACGCCGCGCAGGGCCGGTCCTTGCCCGGGAACGCCCGTCAGGAATCGTCCTTGCGCCAGATCGATTGGTTGTCCACCTTGCTGGAAAAGAAGCGCGCGCCGCTGGGGCGACGGCATTTGCGCTGGCGTGAACCGCGTCTGCCCGCCCTGCGGCGTTGTTTCTTTTTGCTCGACTGCTCGGCGTCGATGGTGGGCAGCGGCGCGTTGGCGCAGGCGAAAGGCTGGCTGACAGGTGTGTCGCCGTCCCTGCGACACGCCGGTGCGCACGTCGCGCTCGTGAGCTTTGGTGGAGGGCGGGCGGAGGTGCATTTCGGGCCGGGGCCGCTGCCGGACCACAGGGGGCGGAATCGGGAAATTGCGCCGGAACGTGCGCCAGGTCCGGGGCGCAAGGATGCGCCGGGTAATGGGCCGAGTAATGGGCCGAGTAATGGGCCAGGTAATGGGCCGGGTCGTGCGTCGGGTCGTGCGTCGGGTCATGGGCCGGACGACGGTCGGCAGGAGTGGGACAACGGCTGGAACGCACATTGGCTCGAACCGATCGGCGGTGGGGGCGGCACCCCGCTCGCTCTCGGGCTGGCGACATTGGTGCGCCTGCGCGACGCGCGCAGGCCAAGCGGACGGCGCAATGCCTGCATGCAC encodes:
- a CDS encoding vWA domain-containing protein; this translates as MRQIDWLSTLLEKKRAPLGRRHLRWREPRLPALRRCFFLLDCSASMVGSGALAQAKGWLTGVSPSLRHAGAHVALVSFGGGRAEVHFGPGPLPDHRGRNREIAPERAPGPGRKDAPGNGPSNGPSNGPGNGPGRASGRASGHGPDDGRQEWDNGWNAHWLEPIGGGGGTPLALGLATLVRLRDARRPSGRRNACMHDILVVLSDGRTAERPPAPKGFARIVLVDFETRRIALNGCAALAAQWGAECMSSGKSLW
- a CDS encoding ATP-binding protein encodes the protein MPAFPFTALVAQARLQLALQLVAVDPGIGGVLISGPRGTAKSTSARALADLLPEGRFVNVPLGASEAQLIGTLDLEAVLREASVRFAPGLLARAHGGVLYVDEVNLLADHLVDPLLDVASSGINTVEREGVSHRHAARFVLVGTMNPEEGALRPQLSDRFGLAVALENCTDPLLRQQIVRTRLAYDADAAGFCAAHADAQRALAERLARARRGLARLGFDDTVHAHVSRLCIAAGVDGMRADLVMLKAARALAVFEEADAVTPAHVDRVAEFVLWHRRGASAVEAGTDDGTGNMTEGGTEGGTESGAGATDRGTSDDTDDTHDVDIAGGGGAGDVPSRGVADDDDGKDWGYVAPTPVRGARVKQTRPLPAKKA